A single region of the Schizosaccharomyces osmophilus chromosome 3, complete sequence genome encodes:
- the xap5 gene encoding splicing factor, xap-5-like protein, which yields MSGYENADELHDLLRKQTTGLVHLEDYRRVKQGIAEKKEKDALSQTNQKIKKKKGVLGKNAKKQFQLNKGKLSFGQEENEEETGDGLKEIIIKKKHLGKDPTVNTSFLPDAEREALEEAKRKEYRKQWLEEQERIKEEEILIPFLFYEGSTTRYSVKIRLKDSVGHILSNMKDQIPSLKRVLDMDKLLLVQSDLIIPHHHELYYFYLNKVQGPNGLLFEFDSLRCQNSEMAATLQLPEKKIPHLILKSFYMEYRHVFPCNCWEMFDSRKDYASQKTKVNPNAALFYRTE from the exons ATGAGCGGTTATGAAAATGCAGATGAATTACATGATCttttaagaaaacaaactACTGGTTTAGTGCATTTGGAAGATTATCGTCGAGTAAAGCAAGGGATagctgaaaaaaaagaaaaggacgcactttcacaaacaaatcaaaagat caaaaagaaaaagggtGTCTTGGGCAAAAATgcgaaaaaacaatttcaaTTGAATAAGGGCAAATTGTCATTTGGGcaggaagaaaatgaagaagaaacggGCGACggattaaaagaaataattataaagaagaaacatcTTGGGAAGGATCCTACTGTTAATACTTCATTTTTGCCAGATGCTGAAAGGGAAGCTttagaagaagcaaagagaaaagaatacCGGAAACAGTGGTtagaagaacaagaaagaatcaaagaggaagaaatcttaattccttttttgttctatGAAGGTTCCACTACTCGGTATAGTGTTAAGATTCGTTTGAAAGATTCAGTTGGCCATATACTATCGAATATGAAAGATCAAATCCCCAGTTTAAAACGCGTTTTGGATATGGACAAGCTCCTTTTAGTACAATCTGATTTAATTATTCCTCAT CATCACGAATTGTACTACTTTTATTTGAACAAAGTCCAAGGGCCCAACGGGTTGCTTTTCGAATTTGACTCTTTGCGATGCCAAAATTCAGAAATGGCAGCAACTCTGCAATTACCAGAA aaaaaaatcccTCATTTAATTCTCAAGTCGTTTTATATGGAATATAGACATGTTTTTCCCTGCAACTGCTGGGAGATGTTTGATTCTAGAAAAGAC TATGCTTCgcaaaaaacaaaggtcAATCCAAATGCTGCCTTGTTTTACAGAACAGAATGA
- the tyw1 gene encoding wybutosine biosynthesis protein Tyw1: protein MGFDLAYLEEKWGTYRGLLFYLVLLLPVAAHMLLSRNKRQLAVSSEENIPKEKENVKQKKQMKRFTRKNMKSRPIQSNSQNEIDLQNSPICIFYATLGGTAQRYASEVHKLLSTNLQRDDLQLLSLDYIDLEEYFLYCPENAVYLIILPSYAIESSIDFYLSTLRETFYDSRVQKNPLEKMSGYAVFGLGDMDNYPGDMFCYQAIQTDKWLSKLGASRIAPMGVTNSQLAPATQIDILTQWTNSVIENMKKGTLLRPMDEGEGNSEVMDVEDMGPMMAKAKTESSLPVGTKEMVSTVSPTYKSLTKQGYSVVGSHSGVKICRWTKNAMRGRGFCYKYSFYGIRSHLCMEATPSLACANKCTFCWRHGTNPVGTEWRWKVDPPELIMKGILDSHYAKLKLMRGVPGVRQDRFSEASRVRHCALSLVGEPIFYPYINEFVGMLHEREISSFLVTNAQHPEAFRKMGMVTQLYVSIDASTKQSLKSVDRPLFKDFWERLLACLEILREKKQRTVYRMTLVKGFNMEQIKEYTELIRLGVPCFIEIKGVTYSGNSDQSPLTMKNVPYYEEVVDFTKKLIENIDKYLGDLGVKYEIAAEHAHSCSLLVAQTKFKKDDVWYTHIDYAKFFELWRTKEAFDPLEYIAPTPEFAYFGQGGFSPEDVRFVRKQKNRNRPEATPATTADSGIAA, encoded by the coding sequence ATGGGATTTGATCTTGCgtatttggaagaaaaatgggGAACTTATAGAGGTCTGCTATTTTATTTAGTCCTCCTTTTGCCTGTAGCAGCTCATATGCTGCTGTCGCGAAACAAGAGGCAATTGGCGGTTTCAAGCGAAGAAAATataccaaaagaaaaagagaacgttaagcaaaagaaacagatgAAAAGGTTTACTAGGAAGAACATGAAGAGTAGACCTATTCAGTCGAATtctcaaaatgaaattgattTGCAAAACTCGCCAATTTGCATCTTCTATGCTACTTTAGGAGGGACAGCTCAACGATATGCAAGTGAGGTACATAAATTACTGTCGACGAATCTTCAAAGGGATGACTTGCAATTGCTAAGTTTAGACTATATTGATTTGGAGGAATATTTCCTTTACTGTCCGGAAAATGCCGTTTATCTTATTATTCTACCCTCTTATGCCATTGAAAGTAGTATTGATTTCTATTTATCTACGTTACGTGAGACGTTTTACGATTCTCgcgttcaaaaaaatcccTTAGAAAAAATGTCAGGATATGCTGTGTTTGGACTCGGTGATATGGACAATTATCCTGGTGACATGTTTTGCTACCAAGCTATTCAAACTGATAAATGGCTAAGCAAGCTTGGTGCTTCAAGAATTGCTCCTATGGGTGTCACAAATTCACAGTTAGCTCCAGCAACACAAATTGACATCTTAACTCAATGGACAAATTCCGTTATcgaaaatatgaaaaaaggaacattGCTGCGCCCTATGGATGAAGGAGAAGGGAATTCCGAAGTAATGGATGTTGAGGATATGGGTCCAATGATGGCGAAAGCCAAGACAGAATCTTCGTTGCCGGTTGGTACCAAGGAAATGGTTTCGACGGTATCCCCTACTTATAAGTCACTAACAAAACAGGGATATAGTGTTGTTGGTTCTCACAGTGGTGTCAAAATTTGTCGATGGACGAAAAATGCAATGCGTGGACGCGGTTTTTGCTACAAATACAGCTTTTATGGTATCCGTAGTCATTTATGTATGGAGGCTACGCCCAGTTTGGCTTGTGCGAACAAGTGTACATTTTGCTGGCGCCACGGCACAAATCCAGTCGGTACGGAGTGGCGTTGGAAAGTTGATCCTCCGGAGTTAATTATGAAAGGAATTCTCGATTCACATTATGcgaaattgaaattgatgcGAGGTGTACCGGGGGTCCGTCAAGACCGTTTTTCGGAAGCTTCTCGAGTGAGGCATTGTGCATTGTCGCTAGTGGGCGAGCCCATTTTCTACCCATatataaatgaatttgTAGGAATGCTGCACGAACGCGAGATATCTTCCTTCCTTGTCACAAATGCACAGCACCCAGAAGCATTCCGGAAGATGGGAATGGTGACTCAACTATATGTGTCGATTGATGCCAGCACCAAACAAAGTCTCAAGTCGGTAGATCGGCCATTGTTTAAAGACTTTTGGGAACGATTGCTGGCATGTTTGGAGATTTTACGcgaaaagaagcaaagaacGGTGTATAGAATGACGTTGGTGAAGGGATTTAACATGGAGCAAATCAAAGAATACACAGAACTGATACGCTTGGGTGTTCCCTGTTTTATTGAGATTAAGGGAGTTACCTACAGTGGAAACTCAGACCAATCGCCGTTAACGATGAAAAACGTACCATACTATGAAGAGGTGGTGGACTTTACCAAGAAGTTGATTGAAAATATAGACAAGTACTTGGGAGATCTGGGTGTCAAGTACGAAATTGCAGCGGAGCATGCTCACAGTTGCAGTTTGTTGGTTGCACAAacgaaattcaaaaaggaCGATGTATGGTACACCCACATTGACTATGCGAAATTTTTTGAGTTATGGCGtacaaaagaagcatttgATCCATTAGAATACATTGCACCCACCCCAGAGTTTGCCTATTTTGGCCAGGGAGGATTTAGTCCTGAAGATGTTCGATTTGTgcgaaagcaaaagaatagaaaTCGACCAGAGGCGACGCCGGCGACTACGGCAGATTCAGGAATTGCTGCTTGA
- the eap1 gene encoding eIF4E-associated protein Eap1: MSQVIQYSEADLLYLSKSPLIKKPENLPEWILPEAMKADRERHIRQEKEMKNKHDDEGRQIQSDRKYAKSKHEDIILGPPKLSFASSNENGRSIGRHEDLLSLGNVYNGSASVRHRNGMPGHASSKNAPLNNMGSTSSAWTSLNKHGRKKDFDRRDDNEGLERLSKQRAGANATSPMIPNTTEEFEVWKRMMKANSAEAPITSGMPAVAHVASQKPVPSISRAASGSGSSFSARANVSVDSLFGKRPAVPSVASVAPPVGTPVGTPPRFASPALGLETAAHVAPSTTSSRFSKFFNGLGGPETSKQSTPSVSRTASPKVNNAPAAPSAIHDKDAEGFQRVLAMLGRQTSSASASPKVPMAQSSATSNSPGINHANPGAMFTMSSLASPAASVAPPPGLSSHALSTEDASFFRSLIHSDARPAVPPPPGFSTNNVGSPDENVSNPLPGLYNHYPMGPAPPMSSVPAPAPPPGFGFQQPPLPYSPGFSPSMYGHPRMSGHPLPDLSKTTH, encoded by the exons ATGTCTCAAGTGATTCAGTATTCTGAAGCGGATTTGTTGTATCTGTCTAAATCGCCGCTTATAAAAAAACCGGAAAATTTACCAGAATGGATACT TCCAGAGGCTATGAAAGCTGATCGCGAGCGACACATTCGgcaggaaaaggaaatgaaaaa TAAAcatgatgatgaaggaagaCAGATTCAATCCGACCGAAAATATGCCAAATCAA AACACGAAGATATCATACTTGGGCCTCCAAAACTCAGTTTTGCAAGCAGCAATGAAAATGGCCGCTCTATTGGTCGTCATGAAGACTTATTATCTTTAGGAAACGTTTACAATGGATCTGCATCGGTGCGCCATCGAAACGGAATGCCAGGTCATGcatcatcaaaaaatgcTCCTTTAAACAATATGGGATCGACGTCGTCAGCTTGGACAAGTCTAAACAAGCATGGGCGTAAAAAAGACTTTGATCGTCGTGATGATAATGAAGGATTAGAGCGATTATCAAAACAAAGAGCCGGTGCCAATGCTACAAGTCCTATGATTCCCAATACTactgaagaatttgaagtCTGGAAGCGTATGATGAAAGCTAACTCGGCTGAGGCACCCATTACTTCGGGAATGCCTGCTGTTGCTCATGTGGCTTCACAAAAGCCTGTTCCTTCCATTTCAAGAGCTGCTTCGGGTTCCggttcttccttttctgcCCGTGCAAACGTTAGCGTTGACTCTCTTTTCGGAAAGCGCCCGGCTGTCCCATCTGTTGCATCTGTTGCCCCGCCAGTTGGAACTCCTGTTGGTACACCTCCACGGTTTGCTTCTCCTGCTCTTGGGTTGGAAACGGCGGCCCATGTTGCTCCTTCTACTACTTCATCGAGATTCAGCAAGTTCTTCAACGGGCTAGGCGGTCCTGAAACATCAAAACAATCGACGCCATCAGTATCCCGCACGGCCTCTCCAAAAGTGAATAATGCCCCAGCTGCCCCTTCAGCTATCCATGATAAAGATGCAGAGGGATTTCAACGTGTCCTTGCAATGCTAGGACGTCAAACTTCTAGTGCATCTGCCTCGCCTAAAGTTCCCATGGCTCAGTCATCTGCTACGTCCAATTCTCCTGGTATTAACCATGCCAACCCCGGTGCTATGTTTACAATGTCTTCTCTCGCTTCTCCTGCTGCTTCTGTCGCACCTCCTCCGGGATTAAGCAGTCATGCACTCTCTACTGAAGATGCTTCGTTTTTCCGTTCTCTTATTCATTCTGATGCCAGGCCTGCTGTTCCTCCACCTCCCGGTTTTTCCACAAATAATGTGGGTTCCCCTGATGAAAATGTTTCCAATCCCCTTCCAGGTCTTTACAATCATTATCCTATGGGACCTGCACCACCGATGAGCTCTGTACCGGCCCCAGCTCCTCCCCCTGGTTTCGGGTTTCAGCAGCCTCCGCTCCCATATTCGCCAGGTTTTTCTCCAAGCATGTACGGTCACCCACGTATGTCAGGCCATCCTCTCCCTGACCTTTCGAAAACTACACACTAG
- the emc6 gene encoding ER membrane protein complex subunit Emc6 yields the protein MEKNIQPFVTESAVHNERVVSFIRNMTLSVFGCSAGILGITSYHGVLFYLFSYLFVSFLIFMMKMGGNVREYYQPGPNFWYAKVLEGAPSFVLFWTLFYSLVYVYE from the exons ATGGAAAAGAACATCCAACCGTTCGTCACAGAAAGTGCGGTTCATAATGAGAGG GTGGTATCATTCATTAGAAATATGACATTAAGTGTTTTTGGCTGTTCTGCTGGAATTTTAGGGATAACCTCTTACCACggtgttttgttttacctCTTTAGCTACCTGTTTGTCTCGTTTCTCATTTTCATGATGAAGATGGGCGGTAATGTTCGTGAGTATTACCAACCAGGCCCTAACTTTTGGTATGCAAAAGTACTCGAAGGTGCTCCTTCATTTGTGCTTTTTTGGACTCTTTTTTACAGTCTCGTTTACG TTTATGAATAG
- the ump1 gene encoding proteasome maturation factor Ump1 has protein sequence MQIIPDSNVPSKVSGDYKLSVLSPHGPRVNELESKHPLENRLANWEAQQRQVRLDSMRRIYGLHEPVRREMELRLSTQSVRPMALGGPSNFHADILANREACLDETDIYTGQAPMEMTFQNEVATRYGL, from the exons ATGCAGATTATTCCTGATTCAAACGTACCCTCCAAGGTTTCTGGGGATTACAAACTGTCTGTTTTAAGCCCCCACGGCCCTAGAGTTAACGAATTGGAGAGTAAGCATCCTTTGGAAAACCGCCTTGCCAATTGGGAAGCCCAACAACGACAAGTTCGTTTGGATAGTATGCGTCGTATTTATGGCTTGCATGAACCTGTTCGTCGTGAAATGGAGTTGCGTTTGTCAACTCAG agTGTCAGACCTATGGCCTTGGGTGGACCTAGCAACTTTCATGCAGACATTCTCGCCAACCGTGAAGCCTGCTTAGATGAAACCGATATTTACACTGGTCAAGCTCCAATGGAAATGACTTTTCAAAACGAAGTGGCTACTCGTTATGGTCTgtaa
- a CDS encoding pseudouridine-5'-phosphatase, with product MLPKACLFDMDGLLLDTETIYTKSTNIILERYQKGSFPMEIKAQMMGRPSREACHIFLEWSKLDLSYEQYVQMQRELQSELWKQTQPLPGALELLRQCKTLNIPVALATSSDTYNFERKTGHLGDMFQLFENNIVTGDDNRLHPGRGKPNPDIWFIALEVINEKLRSKGEPEVEARDCLVFEDSILGLESGRAANMRVIWVPDPKLLPFFSLSPEQAADKDIIKCSSLKEVDLRKL from the exons ATGCTTCCTAAAGCTTGTCTATTCGATATGGAC GGTCTTTTATTAGACACGGAGACCATTTACACAAAAAGCACAA ACATCATATTGGAACGGTACCAAAAAGGTTCTTTTCCCATGGAAATCAAGGCGCAAATGATGG GCCGACCATCTCGAGAAGCTTGTCACATTTTTCTGGAATGGTCCAAGTTAGACTTGTCCTACGAGCAATACGTTCAAATGCAGCGTGAATTGCAATCTGaactttggaaacaaaCTCAGCCTTTGCCTGGAGCATTAGAGCTTTTACGTCAATGTAAAACGCTTAATATTCCAGTGGCACTCGCTACCTCTAGTGATACTTACaatttcgaaagaaaaactggCCATTTAGGAGACATGTTTCagctttttgaaaacaacattGTGACAGGAGATGACAATCGTTTGCATCCTGGCCGTGGAAAGCCAAACCCCGACATCTGGTTCATCGCTTTGGAAGTCATAAACGAAAAGCTCCGTTCAAAGGGAGAACCAGAGGTTGAAGCAAGGGattgtcttgtttttgaagactCCATACTGGGACTTGAATCAGGAAGGGCTGCTAATATGAGAGTAATTTGGGTTCCTGATCCCAAGCTTCTcccttttttctctctGTCTCCTGAGCAAGCCGCAGACAAGGATATCATCAAGTGTTCATCACTAAAGGAAGTCGACTTACGCAAGCTGTAA
- a CDS encoding DDHD family phospholipase, which yields MQKQPETEPIHHVQWFYLSNFDLYDETSSMETPEPQRWRKFLNHDNCALEAKDEEINTASIQQEPNQKNIIVGVSALHVVNLPTLTLKPLYWPSSRRNDTLRVVRGLWMYEDTGLPVIDELAEILEEGYQRIKPYKINWDKLESDLEDENQERSSIFSSGRRKPSKDAISHMRWPLKPPSSGKYVLYEDGYRALLCQGGLLSYFSKGTQSQRTGLKGIPVIRDFPMKEDDGFRGLKQVTDLFLVVHGIGQKRSETEERYQFTKTCNIFRSLIQKQKLIMKQNPLLRDDYEPQLLPICWRNKLNFDSFFQVTEDDENSDDVDGNRFHIEDIEIDSIPTVRRLFGDVMSDIPYYMSHHKESIIRSVIQEANRVYSLWIDCNPYFKENKGRIFIIGHSLGATVVFDILSLQPTFVKELSPEVEDDKFFKFDTNGFFCFGGPIGFFLLLNQKSIIPRKGRGSSHSADNAKFTSKNVPNSYAYAGNDRYGCLAVDTFYNVFNFLDPIAMRLNPTVDVNYSKGILPTRLMYSRKPSSILRVVSRPNDAPIRLVSYQQALNQLKSDENESSSVLMDAEQDVELQTRNFKHEERAKWRMQELNENGQIDYVFTSQKGIISNKYLTMLSAHTSYWNNEDLVCFLVVETARNFGIANSVEQFRGKRILQNNTSLQ from the exons ATGCAAAAACAACCTGAAACAGAACCAATTCATCATGTTCAGTGGTTCTATTTATCCAATTTTGACCTTTACGATGAAACTTCCTCCATGGAAACGCCTGAGCCGCAGCGCTGGCgtaaatttttgaatcatGACAATTGCGCGTTGGAAgcaaaagatgaagaaattaacACTGCGAGCATTCAGCAAGAACctaatcaaaaaaat ATAATTGTGGGAGTATCGGCTTTACATGTTGTGAATTTACCAACGCTGACACTGAAACCCTTGTACTGGCCTAGTAGCCGAAGAAATGATACTCTTCGTGTTGTCCGTGGGTTGTGGATGTATGAGGATACTGGGTTGCCAGTGATCGACGAATTGGCagaaattttggaagaagggTATCAGCGGATCAAGCCATATAAGATAAATTGGGACAAACTAGAAAGtgatttggaagatgaaaatcaaGAGAGATCAAgtattttctcttctgGAAGACGGAAGCCTTCCAAGGATGCGATAAGCCATATGCGATGGCCATTGAAACCTCCGTCTTCTGGAAAATATGTCTTATATGAAGATGGATATCGAGCACTCTTATGCCAAGGAGGGTtgctttcttatttttcgAAAGGAACACAATCGCAGCGCACCGGTTTGAAAGGAATTCCGGTAATTCGAGACTTTCCTatgaaagaagatgatgGTTTTCGCGGTTTAAAGCAGGTAACTGATCTCTTTTTGGTTGTTCACGGAATTGGTCAGAAAAGATCTGAAACTG agGAACGCTATCAATTTACCAAAACATGTAATATTTTCCGATCAttgattcaaaaacaaaaattaattatGAAACAAAATCCTTTATTAAGAGACGATTATGAACCTCAATTGTTGCCCATCTGCTGGAGGAACAAGCTTAATTTTGATTCGTTTTTTCAGGTTACTGAGGATGATGAAAACAGCGACGACGTCGATGGGAATAGGTTTCACATCGAAGATATTGAAATTGACAGTATACCAACCGTTCGCCGCCTTTTTGGGGATGTAATGAGTGATATACCTTATTATATGTCTCATCATAAAGAATCTATCATTCGCTCTGTCATTCAAGAAGCAAATCGAGTCTATAGTTTATGGATAGACTGCAATCCttatttcaaagaaaacaaaggaagaatttttaTCATTGGTCATTCTCTAGGTGCTACCGTCGTGTTTGACATTTTATCACTTCAACCTACGTTTGTAAAAGAGCTGAGTCCCGAAGTAGAAGACGATaagtttttcaagtttgACACAAATGGatttttctgctttggGGGACCTATAgggttttttcttttactgaatcaaaaaagcaTAATCCCTAGGAAAGGACGGGGATCTAGCCATTCTGCTGATAATGCAAAATTTACAAGTAAGAATGTTCCAAATTCTTATGCATATGCTGGCAATGATCGTTATGGGTGTTTAGCAGTGGATACTTTTTACAACGTTTTCAACTTTCTCGATC CTATAGCCATGCGCTTGAATCCTACAGTGGACGTCAATTATTCGAAAGGTATCCTTCCAACTAGACTCATGTATTCTCGAAAACCGTCAAGCATTTTAAGAGTTGTTTCTCGGCCCAATGACGCACCCATTCGGCTGGTTAGTTATCAACAAGCACTAAATCAATTGAAATCTGacgaaaatgaaagttCATCTGTACTAATGGATGCTGAACAAGATGTTGAACTTCAAACTCGAAATTTCAAGCATGAAGAGCGAGCAAAATGGAGGATGCAAGAGTTAAACGAGAATGGCCAAATCGATTATGTCTTTACGAGTCAAAAAGGTAttatttcaaacaaatattTGACGATGTTATCCGCCCATACCAGTTACTGGAATAATGAAGACTTGGTCtgttttttggttgttgAAACAGCCcgaaattttggaattgctAATTCCGTAGAACAATTCCGAGGAAAGCGTATACTTCAAAATAATACTTCCTTACAATAA
- the oca2 gene encoding serine/threonine protein kinase Oca2 produces the protein MIAAYKMSELHSAPKFSLQDNQSDESSPLEKSFQDKVHVEESPKFALEVDAAPPLPHEDQEHSHEPSHPLPRVQSPIQVNDYVDHKLAEDRYRSSAARNFEPISIPNSQIPSDDEADEDDHISSQASAAFHPKNTSPYLHPLSKSGSPSNEEDSDDHHQDSKPSSPSAFRFVRGFPSSEDLIGDPNDPYRRTRRAPIKSDPREIPSQFIFKKPDHKHHHSNHHHHGNHSNSSSLSLKSLLHSHDKHDKHDKHEKHHSSLDLRRFFKSNQKSDKKGVSKSKSSSSIQDDHFGLFKKYGKFGRILGSGAGGSVRIMKRSSDSKIFAVKEFRSRRPSESEREYARKVTAEFCVGSALHHTNIIETLDIIEENNKFYEVMEYAPYDMFSIVMSGQMALPEIYCCFKQLLSGVAYLHSMGLAHRDLKLDNLVVDENCSVKIIDFGSAVVYKYPFEADIVEATGVVGSDPYLAPETLTKKLYDPRAVDIWSCAIIYCCMALRRFPWKYPKLSDNSFRLFCMIPPTKGDFSEDEALKTIKDRGLVDPGLSSYKAPNAQQHSSEHKVHASGKQEVYGPWRLLRLLPRDTRAAVLHMLELDPKKRYDIHSVFADDWVANISMCHMQNNKLIRSPTHLHNLVSPEGSPYPHVKR, from the exons ATGATTGCTGCTTACAAAATGTCTGAACTCCATTCTGCTCCAAAATTTTCTCTTCAGGACAATCAATCTG aCGAATCTTCGCCTCTAGAGAAGTCGTTCCAAGACAAGGTCCATGTAGAAGAGAGCCCAAAATTTGCGTTAGAAGTTGACGCTGCTCCTCCCTTACCTCACGAAGACCAGGAACATTCCCATGAACCCAGTCATCCTTTGCCCCGCGTTCAGTCTCCTATCCAAGTAAATGATTATGTCGATCATAAACTTGCTGAAGACCGTTACCGATCTTCCGCTGCAAGAAATTTTGAACCCATCTCCATTCCAAATTCCCAAATTCCTTCCGACGATGAGGCCGATGAAGACGACCATATCTCCTCTCAGGCTTCTGCCGCTTTCCATCCTAAAAATACTTCCCCGTATCTTCACCCTCTTTCTAAATCAGGGTCGCCCAGTAACGAAGAAGATTCCGACGACCATCATCAGGATTCCAAGCCTTCTTCTCCCAGTGCTTTCAGATTTGTTCGTggatttccttcttcagAGGATTTGATCGGCGATCCCAATGATCCTTATCGTCGAACCCGTAGAGCTCCCATCAAAAGTGATCCTCGCGAAATTCCCTCCCAgtttatattcaaaaaaccgGACCACAAGCATCATCACAGCaatcatcatcatcacGGTAATCATTCCAATTCAAGCTCCTTGTCTTTAAAATCTTTGCTGCATTCGCATGATAAGCACGATAAACACGACAAGCACGAAAAGCATCACAGTTCGTTGGATTTGCGTCGTTTCTTTAAATCGAACCAAAAGTCCGATAAAAAGGGTGTCTCCAAATCAAAGTCAAGCAGTAGTATTCAGGATGATCATTTCGGGTTATTTAAAAAGTATGGCAAATTTGGTCGTATCTTGGGCTCGGGCGCCGGTGGTTCTGTTCGCATCATGAAGCGTTCTTCcgattcaaaaatttttgCCGTCAAGGAATTCCGTTCTCGTAGACCATCCGAGTCAGAGCGCGAGTATGCTAGAAAAGTCACCGCAGAGTTTTGTGTGGGTAGTGCTCTTCACCATACAAATATCATTGAAACTTTGGATATCATAGAGGAGAATAATAAATTCTACGAAGTTATGGAATACGCACCCTACGATATGTTCTCAATCGTCATGAGTGGACAAATGGCACTGCCCGAGATTTATTGCTGCTTTAAACAACTTCTATCTGGTGTCGCTTATTTGCATTCTATGGGCCTTGCCCATCGTGATTTGAAGCTCGACAACCTCGttgttgatgaaaattGTAGCGTCAAAATCATCGATTTCGGAAGTGCTGTGGTGTATAAATATCCATTTGAAGCGGACATCGTGGAGGCAACTGGTGTGGTCGGTTCTGATCCATATCTTGCTCCGGAAACGTTAACTAAAAAATTGTATGACCCTCGTGCTGTTGATATATGGTCTTGTGCCATAATATATTGTTGTATGGCTCTTCGTAGATTTCCTTGGAAATATCCCAAACTATCTGATAATTCCTTCCGTCTGTTTTGCATGATACCTCCTACAAAAGGAGACTTTTCGGAAGACGAAGCTCTAAAAACGATAAAAGATAGAGGATTAGTTGACCCAGGTCTCTCATCTTACAAAGCGCCAAATGCACAGCAACACTCTTCTGAACATAAAGTGCATGCCAGTGGCAAACAAGAAGTGTATGGACCATGGAGGTTACTACGCTTATTGCCTCGTGATACGCGCGCAGCCGTGTTGCATATGCTTGAATTGGACCCTAAGAAAAGATATGATATCCATAGTGTGTTCGCTGATGACTGGGTTGCTAATATCTCTATGTGCCATATGCAAAATAACAAGTTGATTCGTTCTCCTACTCACCTTCATAATCTCGTTTCTCCTGAAGGCTCTCCATATCCTCATGTCAAACGGTAG